AATTATTTACTGCAATTATTAACTTCTATCTTCAAATTTTAAATTTTATTACCCTTTCACAATCTCTTTTCCCACCTCAAAAGCCCTCTCAAGTACATCCTTTCTTTCATTCACTGCACCAATGGGATTAAGATTGTTAGCCCCGATTATTGCCTTTATATCCATTCCCAATGCATCTGTGAACTACCATCCACCTGAAGAGGTGGAGGCTTCCTGTCTCATCGACCAGACTTGCTACCGGAAGATAAATCCCCGGTAGTAGAGGTCCAATCTCCACAGGCGTAAATTCGGGGGGTTCCCTCCCTACTTGTCGCTTATATATACAATCCCATAGTTTCTCAAGTTTTTCGCTGCATTTTCATCTCTATCATGGATTGTTCTACATTCAGGACATTTCCATACCCTATCCTTCAATTTTAACTCATTGTTGATATATCCACATCTACTACACATTTTCGAAGATGGAAATGTCCTATCTACCTCTATAACTCTCCTGCCATACCAATCTGCCTTGTATCTAAGATATTCTAAAAACTTTGACCATGAACTATCAAGAATGTGTTTCGATAATCTTGTTTTTGATAGTCCCTTTACGTTCAGACTTTCGACCACCACGACTTGGTTCTCGTCTATGATGGCCTTAGAAAGCTTGTGCAAAAAATCTTCCCTTGCATTTTTTACATACTCATGCTCTTTTGCAAGTCTCTCTCTTGCCTTCTCCCAATTCTTAGAACCCTCTTTCTTCCTCAGCAGCTGCCTCTGTAACCTCTTTAATCTCTCCTCGCCTTTAATTAGATACTTCGGATATTCAATTTTCAAAATCCCTGTATCACCTATAATTGTCACAAAACTTTTCAAACCTAAATCTATCCCACAAACAATATTCTTTGGCTCTTTTACATCATTTCTTGGGTCCTGTACATCTACAAGTATACTTACATAGTACTTGCCTGCTTTTGTTTTCGCAACTGTTGCAGATTTTATTTTCCCTTCAAACTTTCTGTGAAATACTGTTTTTATTCCACCTTTTATCTTTGGCAAGTAAGTAAACCCTTTTTCAAAATCTACTCTAATTGTCTCATTACCATTTTTGGGTTGCTGGTTGTTTGTTGTGTATGACTGCTTATCTTTCTTTTTCTTAAACTTCGGCATTCTAAAATGTTTCGGGTTTTTGAAATGG
The sequence above is drawn from the Caldicellulosiruptor bescii DSM 6725 genome and encodes:
- a CDS encoding RNA-guided endonuclease TnpB family protein is translated as MLKAYRYRIYPDKAQEEFFEKTFGCCRFVWNKMLEEKLEALRQGRKVPRITPARYKKEYPFLREVDSLALANVQLEQEKAFRDHFKNPKHFRMPKFKKKKDKQSYTTNNQQPKNGNETIRVDFEKGFTYLPKIKGGIKTVFHRKFEGKIKSATVAKTKAGKYYVSILVDVQDPRNDVKEPKNIVCGIDLGLKSFVTIIGDTGILKIEYPKYLIKGEERLKRLQRQLLRKKEGSKNWEKARERLAKEHEYVKNAREDFLHKLSKAIIDENQVVVVESLNVKGLSKTRLSKHILDSSWSKFLEYLRYKADWYGRRVIEVDRTFPSSKMCSRCGYINNELKLKDRVWKCPECRTIHDRDENAAKNLRNYGIVYISDK